The Chloroflexota bacterium genome segment GGCCGTCGGTGAGGCGTTTTATGGTTGCCACGCGCTCCTCCGCGCTCTTCACCTGGCCGGCGTTGATGACATAATCGGCGCCGAACTCCCTGGCGAGGGCGAGGCGTCCTTCCAGCGCGTCCAGCACGATGATGGGCGCGGCCCCCATCTCCTTGGCGATGGCGGTGGCGTAGAGGCCCAGTCCGCCTGCGCCCTGGATCGCGACCGATTGCCCGAACTTCAGACCTGCCGTCACCCAGCCTTGCATCACTTGGGAGAAGGCGCAGTTCACGGAGGCGACGATATTGTCCGGGATGCGGTCGTCTTCCACCTTGAAGAGAGCGCGGCCCGGCGGCACGTAGTAGTACTCGCCGTAGGCCCCGGTGAAGTAGGGCCACTCGCCGAAGGTGCGCTTGGCGTGGCGGTTGGGACAGGCGCGGGTGACGCCGCTGAGGCAGATGGGGCAGGCGAGACACGGCTGGAAATACTGGTAGACGACCCGGTCGCCTTCCTTGAGCGCGCGGCCGAGGGAGTCCGTGGTCTTGCCCTGGCCCAGGGCATAAATGCGGCCGGACATCTCGTGTCCAACGGTAGACTCCTTGTTATCAAAGCCGGGGAGATCGCCGCGCCAGATGTGGAGGTCGGAGCCGCAGATGTTGGCCATGGAGATCTTGACCAGCACGGAGCCGGGCTCAAGGGAAGGCAAAGGGAATTCGCGGATGGTGAAGGGCCTCTTGGTCCCATGAAAGACGGCGAGCCTGCCAGTGGATGCCATGGCGCTGCTCCAGCGTGGAATGGGCGCAGGATAGCACGGAGGCGCAGGGGCGGAGGCGTAGTGCGGTGCGGCATCTCTGTCACACTGAGCGTTCCTGGTTGTCCTCATCCCGATTCCCCATCGGGACCGCCAGGGAGCGAAGGGTCTACAAACTCGTCGTTCCTTCGGCCGCTCCGATGCTTCGCACCGGAGGCGGCCTCAGGATGACAAAAGCGACTACATCTTTTCCGGCGCGGTCATCCCCATAAGGTGCAGGGTGGCGGCCAGCGCCACCTTAGCGGAGGCGACGATCTTGAGGCGCGCGGCGGTGATGGCCTCGTCGCCCGGCTCGCTGGAGACGACCCGGCACTGTTTATAGAACCAGTGGAAGGCCGTGGCCAGGTCCTGGGCGTAGTGGGCCAGGTGGTGCGGCTCCATGAGCGCGGCCATCTTTTCGATGAGCTCCGGCAGCTCCAACATCTTGCGGATCAGGGCCAACTCCGCCTCGTCCTTGAGGAGCGCAACATCGCCCTTGGAGTAGTCAATGCCCTTCTCCGCGCCGAGGCGCAGGATGCCGGCGATGCGTGCGTGGGCGTACTGGACGTAATAGACGGGGTTCTCCTGGGATTGCGTCTTCGCCGCTTCCAGGTCGAAGTCCATCTGGCTATCGGCCGATCGGGAGAGGAGGAAGAAGCGGACGGCGTCCTTGCCCACTTCGTCCACCACTTCCCGTAAGGTGATGATATCGCCGGTGCGCTTGGAGATGCGGACGACTTCGCCGCCGCGCTTGAGGGTGACGAGCTGGGAAGTGAGGATGGAGAGGCGAGCCGGGTCAATGCCCAAGGCGGAGACGGCGGCCTTCATGCGCGGCACGTGGCCTTGGTGGTCGGCCCCCCAAAGGTCTATCACCCGGTCAAAGCCGCGCTCGGCGAACTTGTTGTAGTGATAGGCGATGTCTGTGGCGAAGTAGGTGGGCGTGCCGTTGCTGCGGATGATGACGTTGTCCTTGTCCTCGCCAAGGCTGGTGGAGGTGAACCAGGTGGCACCTTCGCGCTGGGCCAGGTAGCCGCTATCGCGCAGGGCGTCCAGCACCTTCGCGTACTGGCCTTTGGCGAAAAGGGATGCTTCGCTGAACCACTCATCGAAGCGCACGCCCAGCGCTTCGCAGTCCTCGCGGATCTGGGCCAGCATCTTCTTGAGGCCGCCGGCCCCAAGCTCCTTCTGCGCCTCCTCCGGCTTTTCCCTCACCTGCTGCTCCAGGGCCTTCTTGTCCTTCGCTTCGGCGATGATCTCCTCCGCCAAGTCGACCATGTACCGGCCCATGTAGCCATCGTCGGGCATCTTCACGTCCATGCCGAAGGCCTGGGCCGTCCGGGCATAGAGCGATTTATAGAAGTTCTGCATCTGGTTTCCGGCGTCGTTGATGTAGTACTCGCGCTGGACGGTATAGCCCGCCGCCTGGAGGACGCTGGCGAGGGCATCGCCCAGCACGGCGCCGCGGCCGTGGCCCACGTGGACGGGCCCCGTGGGGTTGGCGCTGACGAACTCCACCTGGACGCGCTCGCCGTTGCCCTTGGCGACGGTGGCGAAGGACTCGCCCAGGCCGTTGATGAGGTTGACCTGTTCCTGGAGCCAGGGCTTGGAGAGGGTGATGTTGATGAAGCCCGGCAGCGCGACGGATGCCGCTTCGATGGCGGCCGACTTGGGCATGTGCGCCACCAGGCGCTTGGCGATCTCCAGGGGCGCCATGCGGGCGCTGCGGGCCAGGCGCATCGCCATGTTGGTGGCGAAATCGCCGTGCCCGGCGTTCTGCGGCCGCTCGATGACGATCTCCAGGACGCCCAGCTCCGGCAGGGCGCCCGACTTCACGGCGGCCTCCGCCGCTTCACGGAGCGACTGAGCCAGCCGGTCTTTGATAAGTTCCATGCGAAAGGCGCTCCAAAAAAAGAAGGTGGCCTTGAGGCCACAGGGATAGTTTAGCAGAAAGCCGAGGGGGCCTCTGCTAGAATCCGGCCATGGCGACGACCCCCATCAAGGACGTGTGGCTCATCAACGGCATCCCCGGCGCGGGCAAGACGACGGTCTCGCGCGGGCTAGCCAAGCGCTTTCCCAAGGGGGCGCACATCGAAGGGGATCGCCTCCACGCCTTTGTGGTTGCGGGGAACGTTCCGCCGGGAGAGAAGCCGGAAGAGGAGTCGAACCGACAGCTCTATCTCTGCGCCAAAAACCTCTGCCTGCTCGCACGTTCCTTTGCGGAGGCCGGGTTCGTGCCGGTGATGGACTATGTTGTGGCCTCTCGGAGGAATCTTGGACGCTATGAGGAGCAGCTTGCGGGCCATCGTCTCTACTTTGTGACGCTCGCCCCTTTGATCGAGGTAGTCCTCACACGTGACGCCCAACGGGAGAAGCACTTCGCCAAACAGTTCGCTTATCTGGACGGGGTGATGCGCCGCGAACTCACAGGCGTGGGGCTGTGGGTAGACTCCAGCCGCATGACGGCGGAAGAGACGGTGGAGCACATCATGAGGTGGAAGAGGCAGGCATTGCTCCATTAAGCGGCCTGTTCCCTAGTCTCCGGCTCTGTGCAGCTTACAAGCGGCAGGTGGCCTGGCCGGACCCCCCGCCAAAATCAGTTGTGATCCTGACGGTGAATGGTCCGCTACCCCCAAACCGCGTCGCTGAGTAGGAAGACGATGGGGCGTACGGTCCTGTAAGTGTCCATGTGGTGGATTCCGGCTGCCCACCCTCGCGGCGCACGCCGGGCGTCCGGCCCCGGCCTCCACTCGCCACACCGTCGTTCGCCGACCAGCTTCCCGGGGTGAGCGTCCAGGTGTCCATGGGGTGGGTTATCAGAATACGGGTGTTGGCGGGGCCGGTGGCTGTACCTGTTGCGGTGATCTGCCAGGTCACGTAGGTCAGGGTCTGGTTGTTGGCCGAGTCGAACTGGGTCCGCGAGGAGGTCGCGGTGCAGGTGACGGAGGTGACGGTGGCGGTTGTTGCGACCTGCGGCGGCGTAGGAGTCAACGTGGGTATGGGTGTAGGTGAAGGTCTTGGGGTTGGTGTAGGCGCGCCGCCGACGGATATAGAAACCTCACGACAGACGAAATCGCCTGTCAGGTCAATCGCGCAGACGGTGAATCGGTAGGTACTCCCTGCTGTCGCGGCATGGGGCGTCCCCGTGAGTTGGCCGTCCTTCCCAAGAGACATCCCAAACGGCGG includes the following:
- a CDS encoding phosphotransferase, which encodes MATTPIKDVWLINGIPGAGKTTVSRGLAKRFPKGAHIEGDRLHAFVVAGNVPPGEKPEEESNRQLYLCAKNLCLLARSFAEAGFVPVMDYVVASRRNLGRYEEQLAGHRLYFVTLAPLIEVVLTRDAQREKHFAKQFAYLDGVMRRELTGVGLWVDSSRMTAEETVEHIMRWKRQALLH
- a CDS encoding zinc-binding dehydrogenase; this translates as MRTTRNAQCDRDAAPHYASAPAPPCYPAPIPRWSSAMASTGRLAVFHGTKRPFTIREFPLPSLEPGSVLVKISMANICGSDLHIWRGDLPGFDNKESTVGHEMSGRIYALGQGKTTDSLGRALKEGDRVVYQYFQPCLACPICLSGVTRACPNRHAKRTFGEWPYFTGAYGEYYYVPPGRALFKVEDDRIPDNIVASVNCAFSQVMQGWVTAGLKFGQSVAIQGAGGLGLYATAIAKEMGAAPIIVLDALEGRLALAREFGADYVINAGQVKSAEERVATIKRLTDGLGAELVAELVGFPSVVQEGWDMLRPGGHYVEIGNINRGMTMQYDPSQMVFGNKTLHGIVLYEASIMPKVLDFASRTLSKYPFHKIVSHTFPLTEINQAFQQSEWLGKAQERISRAAVAP
- a CDS encoding arginine--tRNA ligase; amino-acid sequence: MELIKDRLAQSLREAAEAAVKSGALPELGVLEIVIERPQNAGHGDFATNMAMRLARSARMAPLEIAKRLVAHMPKSAAIEAASVALPGFINITLSKPWLQEQVNLINGLGESFATVAKGNGERVQVEFVSANPTGPVHVGHGRGAVLGDALASVLQAAGYTVQREYYINDAGNQMQNFYKSLYARTAQAFGMDVKMPDDGYMGRYMVDLAEEIIAEAKDKKALEQQVREKPEEAQKELGAGGLKKMLAQIREDCEALGVRFDEWFSEASLFAKGQYAKVLDALRDSGYLAQREGATWFTSTSLGEDKDNVIIRSNGTPTYFATDIAYHYNKFAERGFDRVIDLWGADHQGHVPRMKAAVSALGIDPARLSILTSQLVTLKRGGEVVRISKRTGDIITLREVVDEVGKDAVRFFLLSRSADSQMDFDLEAAKTQSQENPVYYVQYAHARIAGILRLGAEKGIDYSKGDVALLKDEAELALIRKMLELPELIEKMAALMEPHHLAHYAQDLATAFHWFYKQCRVVSSEPGDEAITAARLKIVASAKVALAATLHLMGMTAPEKM